In a genomic window of Rhopalosiphum maidis isolate BTI-1 chromosome 4, ASM367621v3, whole genome shotgun sequence:
- the LOC113548658 gene encoding odorant receptor 43b-like, translated as MAHIIDTYFKKAGCSDEHGYDTMCMVYFTYCELAVTLFLMVSTSLLIADSAEDLSVRAYGVLCFTIEFIIFSFIIIRYYSQSQFRDMYQRSRGARIPENFKQKITIVIKHHLIMPNLFAVISVLYTISSDAVQIGDQFTFPLVDVLPIKTTNVSIYVCKYILYALPVYFAYIEVSFLNVTYMYSMGILQTHFQILDAQVKESMTNMDEHKLKIAIKHHQEMLKFFKTMKTVFEKPIFLFMVSCGLFIGLTSCLIVQVIQGFIHRIILGLCLISSLEGFLTIIIYCVYASNLYNLHDGILNGLFEHRLFYSRKKSFNHLILIMMNRASIPLVIKAGSIFTVNLNLLIRILRFAYTVLNVLLTSINHHLIKTN; from the exons ATGGCGCACATAATcgatacctattttaaaaaagctGGATGCAGCGACGAGCACGGTTATGACACGATGTGCATGGTGTATTTCACCTATTGTGAGTTAGCCGTCACACTGTTCCTCATGGTTTCAACTAGCCTATTGATTGCCGACTCGGCAGAAGACCTATCCGTTCGAGCCTACGGTGTCCTATGCTTTACAATTGAATTCatcattttttctttcataatcATTAGGTACTACAGTCAGTCACAATTCCGAGATATGTATCAACGTTCGCGTGGAGCGAGAATACCAGAAAACTTTAAACAGAAAATCACAATAGTGATCAAACACCACTTAATAATGCCGAACTTGTTCGCGGTAATTTCCGTGTTATACACGATTTCGTCGGATGCGGTACAGATTGGCGATCAGTTCACGTTCCCCTTAGTGGACGTGTTGCCGATAAAAACGACAAATGTGTCTATTTACgtatgcaaatatattttatacgcttTGCCCGTATACTTTGCATACATTGAAGTCAGTTTCTTAAATGTGACGTACATGTATTCTATGGGCATTTTGCAGACTCATTTTCAGATTCTCGACGCACAGGTCAAAGAATCAATGACAAATATGGATgaacataaattaaagatCGCCATCAAACACCATCAAGAGATGTTGAA gtttttcaaaacaatgaaGACAGTATTTGAGAAaccaatatttctttttatggtATCTTGTGgtttatttattggtttaaCTAGTTGTTTAATAGTTCAAGTCATACAG ggCTTCATTCATCGAATAATATTGGGATTATGCTTAATTAGTAGTTTGGAAGGTTttctaacaattataatttattgcgtTTATGCAAgtaatttgtacaattta caCGATGGTATATTGAACGGACTTTTTGAACatcgattattttattctcgaaaaaaatcatttaatcatcttatattaataatgatgaacAGAGCATCGATTCCATTAGTAATTAAAGCTGGTTCCATTTTCACcgtaaacttaaatttacttatcaga aTCCTAAGATTTGCATACACGGTGTTAAATGTCTTACTAACTTCAATCAATCACcatcttataaaaacaaattaa
- the LOC113548649 gene encoding odorant receptor 43b-like: MRHIVDTYFKKAGCSDEHGYDTMCMVYFTYCELTVTLFLMVSTSLLIADSTEDLSVRAYSVLCFTIEFIIFSFIIIRYYSQSQFRDMYQRSRGVGIPESLRHKIATVIKHHLIMPNLFAVISVLYTISSDAVQIGDQFTFPLVDVLPIKTTNVSIYVCKYILYALPVYFAYIEVSFLNVTYMYSMGILQTHFQILDAQVKESMTNMDEHKLKIAIKHHQEMLKFFKTMKTVFEKPIFLFMVSRGLFIGLTSCLIVQVIQGFIHRIILGLCLLSSLEGLLTIIIYCVYASNLYNLHDGILNGLFEHRLFYSRKKSFNHLILIMMNRASIPLLIKAGSIFTVNLNLLVRILRFAYTVLNVLLTSINHQLIKTN; the protein is encoded by the exons ATGAGACACATAGTcgatacctattttaaaaaagctGGATGCAGCGACGAGCACGGTTATGACACGATGTGCATGGTGTATTTCACCTATTGTGAGTTAACCGTCACACTGTTCCTCATGGTTTCAACTAGCCTATTGATTGCCGACTCGACAGAAGACCTATCCGTTCGAGCCTACAGTGTCCTATGCTTTACAATTGAATTCatcattttttctttcataatcATTAGGTACTACAGTCAGTCACAATTCCGTGATATGTATCAACGTTCGCGTGGAGTGGGAATACCGGAAAGCTTAAGACACAAAATTGCAACTGTGATTAAACATCACTTAATCATGCCGAACTTGTTCGCGGTAATTTCCGTGTTATACACGATTTCGTCGGATGCGGTACAGATTGGCGATCAGTTCACGTTCCCCTTAGTGGACGTGTTGCCGATAAAAACGACAAATGTGTCTATTTACgtatgcaaatatattttatacgcttTGCCCGTATACTTTGCATACATTGAAGTCAGTTTCTTAAATGTGACGTACATGTATTCTATGGGCATTTTGCAGACTCATTTTCAGATTCTCGACGCACAGGTCAAAGAATCAATGACAAATATGGATgaacataaattaaagatCGCCATCAAACACCATCAAGAGATGTTGAA gtttttcaaaacaatgaaGACAGTATTTGAGAAaccaatatttctttttatggtATCTCGTGgtttatttattggtttaaCTAGTTGTTTAATAGTTCAAGTCATACAG ggCTTCATTCATCGAATAATATTGGGATTATGCTTACTTAGTAGTTTGGAAGGTCttctaacaattataatttattgcgtTTATGCAAgtaatttgtacaattta caCGATGGTATATTGAACGGACTTTTTGAACatcgattattttattctcgaaaaaaatcatttaatcatcttatattaataatgatgaacAGAGCATCGAttccattattaattaaagctgGTTCCATTTTCACCGTAAACTTAAATCTACTTGTCAGA aTCCTAAGATTTGCATACACGgtgttaaatgttttactaaCTTCAATCAATCACcaacttataaaaacaaattaa